In Planctomycetota bacterium, one DNA window encodes the following:
- a CDS encoding aminotransferase class I/II-fold pyridoxal phosphate-dependent enzyme: protein MATSSRTIEKSDRLKALPPYLFIEIDKKKRAKIASGADVINLGVGDPDRPTPKFIIDRMAKAIYDPKNHRYPFDEGVPAFKDSAASFMERRFGVKLDPATQILTTIGSKDGIAHLPLAVVNPGDIVLVPSPGYPVYHSGAVFAGGRPWKMDLTEANGYLPDLSAIPEDVASQAKLIWVNYPNNPTAAVAPMAFYESLVEFARKYGIIIASDLAYSETYFDEPPRSILEVPGAMDCAIEMHSLSKTFNMTGWRLGFAAGNREVIAALAQVKGNSDSGQFNAVQWAGKEALDHYDHEEVKAMTETYRQRRDALCDGLGAIGIETPKCAASFFVWGKCPKGMSSMDFVGRVLEEAAVVMVPGGGFGAHCDKYFRAALTVEVDRIREAVERIGKIKW, encoded by the coding sequence ATGGCGACAAGCAGCAGGACGATCGAGAAGTCGGACCGTTTGAAGGCCCTTCCGCCATACCTTTTTATTGAGATTGACAAGAAGAAGCGGGCGAAGATCGCCAGCGGGGCGGACGTGATCAATCTCGGTGTGGGCGATCCGGACCGGCCGACGCCGAAGTTCATCATCGATCGGATGGCCAAGGCGATCTACGACCCCAAGAATCATCGCTATCCGTTTGACGAAGGCGTGCCGGCGTTCAAGGACTCGGCGGCTTCGTTCATGGAGCGCCGCTTCGGCGTCAAGCTCGATCCGGCGACGCAGATTCTCACCACCATCGGCTCGAAAGACGGGATCGCGCATCTGCCCTTGGCTGTCGTCAATCCGGGCGACATCGTGCTCGTGCCCTCGCCGGGCTATCCGGTGTATCACAGCGGGGCGGTGTTCGCGGGGGGGCGGCCCTGGAAGATGGACCTGACGGAGGCGAACGGATATCTGCCGGATTTGAGTGCGATTCCGGAGGATGTCGCGTCGCAGGCGAAGCTGATCTGGGTCAATTATCCGAACAATCCGACGGCGGCGGTGGCGCCGATGGCGTTTTACGAATCGCTGGTGGAGTTCGCCCGCAAGTACGGGATCATCATCGCGTCGGATCTGGCGTATTCGGAGACGTATTTTGATGAGCCGCCGCGGTCGATTCTGGAAGTGCCGGGGGCGATGGACTGTGCGATCGAGATGCATTCGCTGAGCAAGACGTTCAACATGACCGGTTGGCGACTGGGCTTTGCGGCGGGGAATCGAGAGGTCATCGCGGCGCTGGCGCAGGTCAAGGGCAACAGCGACTCGGGCCAGTTCAATGCGGTGCAGTGGGCGGGCAAGGAAGCGCTCGATCATTACGATCACGAGGAAGTGAAGGCGATGACGGAGACGTATCGGCAACGGCGCGACGCCTTGTGCGACGGCCTGGGCGCGATCGGTATTGAAACGCCCAAGTGTGCCGCGAGTTTCTTTGTGTGGGGCAAGTGCCCGAAGGGGATGAGTTCGATGGATTTCGTGGGGCGCGTGCTGGAGGAAGCGGCGGTGGTCATGGTGCCCGGCGGGGGATTCGGGGCGCACTGCGACAAGTATTTCCGCGCGGCGCTGACGGTCGAAGTCGATCGCATCAGGGAAGCCGTCGAGCGCATCGGGAAGATCAAGTGGTGA
- the fliG gene encoding flagellar motor switch protein FliG, whose product MPKVSKIEKIEDLNGIQKAAVLMLALGQEAAGAILSNMGEGAIEDISRELASIGSVPPMVRRQVVEEFYNVLMAQAWATEGGLDYAKNLLKNNVNPELASKIIGQISSHVQRTPFAFLQKAESENLLTFIQDEHPQTISLILSHLPYHKASEILAGLPSQKQIEVVKRVANMEQTNPEVIREVEKGLESRLSSMLTQSYEKAGGVESVAEMLNLCDRTTEKGIMEGLESEDPDLVEQIRRLMFVFEDILLVDDKGIQAVLKEVDNDELALALKTASEDLKNKVFGNMSERARELIQEDMQYMGPVRISDVEAAQQRIVDIVRRLEDAGEIMIAGRGGEKEMIV is encoded by the coding sequence ATGCCCAAAGTTTCGAAAATCGAGAAGATCGAAGACCTCAACGGCATTCAGAAAGCCGCGGTGCTGATGCTGGCGCTGGGTCAGGAAGCGGCGGGGGCGATTCTCTCGAACATGGGCGAAGGCGCGATCGAAGACATTTCGCGCGAACTGGCGTCGATCGGATCGGTCCCGCCGATGGTCCGCCGGCAGGTCGTCGAGGAGTTTTACAATGTGCTCATGGCCCAGGCATGGGCCACCGAAGGCGGACTCGACTACGCCAAGAATCTCCTGAAAAACAATGTCAATCCCGAACTGGCGTCGAAGATCATCGGCCAGATTTCATCGCACGTGCAGCGCACGCCCTTCGCCTTCCTCCAGAAAGCCGAGAGCGAAAACCTGCTCACGTTCATTCAGGACGAGCACCCGCAGACGATCTCGCTGATTCTCTCGCATCTGCCGTATCACAAGGCCTCGGAAATCCTGGCGGGCTTGCCCAGCCAGAAGCAGATCGAAGTCGTCAAGCGCGTCGCGAACATGGAGCAGACCAACCCCGAAGTCATCCGCGAAGTCGAGAAGGGTCTCGAATCGCGCTTGTCGAGCATGCTCACGCAGAGCTACGAAAAAGCCGGCGGCGTCGAGAGCGTCGCCGAGATGCTCAACCTCTGCGACCGCACGACGGAGAAGGGCATCATGGAGGGCCTCGAATCCGAAGACCCCGATCTCGTCGAGCAGATTCGCCGGCTCATGTTCGTCTTCGAGGACATCCTGCTCGTCGACGACAAGGGCATTCAGGCCGTGCTCAAGGAAGTGGACAACGACGAACTGGCGCTGGCGCTCAAGACGGCCAGCGAGGACCTGAAGAACAAGGTCTTCGGCAACATGTCCGAACGCGCCCGCGAACTGATTCAGGAGGACATGCAGTACATGGGCCCCGTGCGCATCAGCGATGTGGAGGCGGCGCAGCAGCGGATCGTCGACATCGTCCGGCGTCTGGAGGACGCGGGCGAAATCATGATCGCCGGCCGCGGGGGCGAAAAGGAAATGATCGTTTAA
- a CDS encoding FliI/YscN family ATPase has protein sequence MTLFTDTYRTLEHLMSPELAGTVSRVQGLTLYVSDLSLPVGAMVRVGGRQGHVCGEVVGFDDDQTLVMLLGDTTGIRRGDRVVSAQATQVAEVGEQLLGRVVNGLGRPIDGRGPLRETVARALSPRPLDPMERVSIDQPLGTGVRAIDAMLTVGRGQRLGIFAGPGVGKSTLLGMMARQTQAQVSVIALIGERGREVRDFIEHNIGEANMHRCVIVAATGDESALMRIRAARYATSVAEFFRAEGLDVVLLMDSVTRFCQALRQVGLAAGEPPATKGYTPSVFSALPSLLERSGRTREGSITGFYTILVEGDDMTEPIADAARGILDGHVVLSRAMGNRGHWPAIDVLDSVSRVMNDVTDEAHREARAQIARLISAYRDVEDLVNIGAYAGGSNPEFDLAIECRPIIEQLLQQRSAEAVTFEQSRQQLLASAAQVMQQAGRLRRKGAGAGASAA, from the coding sequence ATGACGCTTTTCACTGACACATACCGAACGCTCGAGCACCTCATGTCGCCGGAACTGGCGGGGACGGTGTCGCGTGTGCAGGGATTGACGCTGTATGTGTCGGACCTGTCGCTGCCGGTGGGCGCGATGGTGCGCGTCGGCGGCAGGCAGGGTCACGTGTGCGGCGAAGTGGTCGGGTTCGACGACGATCAGACGTTGGTCATGCTGCTGGGCGATACGACGGGCATTCGGCGCGGCGACCGCGTCGTCAGCGCGCAGGCGACGCAGGTGGCGGAAGTCGGCGAGCAGTTGCTCGGCCGCGTCGTCAACGGATTGGGCCGGCCCATTGATGGTCGCGGGCCGTTGCGCGAGACGGTCGCGCGGGCGCTGTCGCCGAGGCCGCTGGACCCGATGGAACGCGTGTCGATCGATCAGCCATTGGGCACGGGCGTCCGCGCGATCGATGCGATGCTCACCGTCGGGCGCGGTCAGCGATTGGGCATCTTCGCCGGCCCGGGCGTCGGAAAGAGCACGCTGCTGGGCATGATGGCGCGACAGACACAAGCGCAGGTTTCCGTCATCGCACTCATCGGCGAGCGCGGCCGCGAAGTCCGCGATTTCATCGAACACAACATTGGCGAAGCGAACATGCACCGCTGCGTCATCGTCGCCGCGACGGGTGATGAATCGGCCCTGATGCGCATTCGAGCGGCTCGTTATGCGACATCGGTCGCTGAGTTCTTCCGTGCCGAAGGGCTCGACGTGGTGCTGCTGATGGACTCGGTCACGCGGTTTTGTCAGGCGTTGCGACAGGTGGGCCTCGCAGCGGGCGAGCCGCCGGCGACGAAGGGGTACACGCCCAGCGTGTTCTCGGCGTTGCCGAGTCTCTTGGAACGGTCCGGCCGGACGCGCGAGGGATCGATCACGGGGTTCTACACGATTCTCGTCGAAGGCGACGACATGACCGAGCCGATCGCCGACGCCGCCCGCGGGATTCTCGATGGTCACGTCGTCCTGTCGCGCGCGATGGGCAATCGCGGTCACTGGCCGGCGATCGACGTGCTCGATTCGGTGAGCCGCGTGATGAACGACGTGACGGACGAGGCGCATCGCGAAGCGCGGGCGCAGATCGCCCGGCTCATCAGCGCGTACCGGGACGTCGAGGACCTTGTGAACATTGGAGCGTATGCCGGCGGGTCGAACCCGGAGTTCGATCTGGCCATCGAGTGCCGCCCGATCATCGAGCAACTTTTGCAGCAGCGATCAGCCGAGGCGGTGACGTTCGAGCAGTCGCGTCAGCAGCTTCTGGCGTCGGCGGCTCAGGTGATGCAACAGGCCGGTCGCCTGCGGCGCAAGGGCGCCGGGGCCGGCGCATCGGCCGCCTAA
- the fliJ gene encoding flagellar export protein FliJ, with the protein MEPRMATFTFKFEAVLRHRRLVEDERQRALAKLLRQQMIYQSNLRTMQGTISDDKHQMGGALVGQVDVNRIRQHAAHVAQVTGRAQQIAVKLLALHRQIEHARTQLQEATRQRKAIELLHDRHLSQWRQQMNKRETNELDEIATQAHGRNIRAIAG; encoded by the coding sequence ATGGAGCCACGGATGGCGACATTCACCTTCAAGTTCGAAGCCGTGCTGCGGCATCGGCGACTCGTGGAAGACGAGCGGCAGCGCGCGCTGGCGAAGCTCCTTCGCCAGCAGATGATCTATCAGTCGAACCTGCGCACGATGCAGGGCACGATCAGCGATGACAAGCACCAGATGGGCGGGGCGCTGGTGGGGCAGGTCGATGTGAACCGCATCCGCCAGCACGCCGCGCACGTCGCGCAGGTCACCGGCCGCGCCCAGCAGATCGCGGTGAAACTGCTGGCGCTGCACCGTCAGATCGAACACGCGCGCACCCAGCTTCAGGAAGCCACCCGTCAGCGCAAGGCGATCGAATTGCTGCATGATCGCCACCTCTCGCAGTGGCGTCAGCAGATGAACAAGCGCGAGACCAACGAGCTGGATGAAATCGCCACCCAGGCCCATGGCCGCAACATCAGGGCGATCGCCGGATGA
- a CDS encoding response regulator, with translation MFAMAKVLVVDDKQMMRDSVTATLARDGHAPIAAEDGEMALTMIARHRPAAVVTDLKMPNMTGIELLARITKIDPDLPVILMTAYATVETAVAALKQGAFDYIQKPFEGDELVATVRRAVRHHELAVENQALKSTFSGGACPARREMIGRTTVMNQLRDQIEQVAASHGTVLISGESGTGKEIVAQTLHAASPRRDRIMLALNCAALSDSLLESELFGHEKGAFTGADQMRKGRFELADGGTLLLDEISEISLAVQAKLLRVLQERQFERVGSSVTMDTDVRIIATTNRDLEQAVRSGDFRQDLYFRLNVLPIRIPPLRARRADVPLLAEHFLMRQALRDGREAKRFDVEAIGLLMDYAWPGNVRELENICERAAVLTAGPTIVAGTIQPWLCGAVVSETDAAMPTIEGKTLEELERDVIVRTLGRFEGHRQRTAEALGIGVRTLGLKLKKWKEDRLVASTL, from the coding sequence ATGTTCGCCATGGCTAAAGTCCTCGTCGTTGATGACAAGCAGATGATGCGCGACAGCGTGACGGCGACGCTGGCGCGCGACGGGCACGCGCCGATCGCCGCCGAAGACGGCGAGATGGCGCTGACGATGATCGCGCGTCATCGGCCCGCCGCGGTGGTGACGGACTTGAAGATGCCGAACATGACGGGCATCGAACTGCTCGCCCGCATCACCAAGATCGACCCGGACCTGCCGGTCATTTTGATGACCGCGTACGCCACCGTCGAGACCGCCGTCGCGGCACTCAAGCAGGGGGCGTTCGACTACATTCAAAAGCCCTTCGAGGGCGACGAACTGGTCGCCACCGTGCGTCGGGCCGTGCGTCATCACGAACTGGCCGTCGAGAATCAGGCGCTCAAGTCCACCTTCAGCGGCGGGGCTTGCCCCGCGCGGCGCGAAATGATCGGTCGCACCACCGTGATGAATCAGCTTCGCGATCAGATCGAGCAGGTCGCCGCGAGCCACGGCACCGTGCTCATCAGTGGTGAATCCGGCACGGGCAAGGAAATCGTCGCCCAGACGCTTCACGCCGCCAGCCCCCGGCGCGACCGCATCATGCTTGCCCTCAACTGCGCCGCGCTCAGCGACAGTCTGCTCGAAAGCGAACTGTTCGGCCACGAAAAAGGCGCCTTCACCGGCGCCGACCAGATGCGCAAGGGCCGCTTCGAGCTTGCCGACGGCGGAACGCTCCTGCTCGATGAAATCAGCGAGATCAGTCTGGCCGTGCAGGCGAAACTGCTTCGCGTGCTTCAGGAGCGTCAGTTCGAGCGCGTCGGTTCCTCGGTGACGATGGACACCGATGTCCGCATCATCGCGACGACGAATCGCGATCTGGAACAGGCGGTGCGTTCGGGCGACTTCCGTCAGGATTTGTATTTCCGGCTCAACGTGCTGCCGATTCGAATTCCGCCGCTGCGGGCGCGCCGGGCGGATGTGCCGCTTCTGGCGGAGCATTTTCTGATGCGTCAGGCGCTGCGCGACGGTCGCGAGGCCAAGCGGTTCGACGTGGAGGCGATCGGGCTGCTGATGGACTACGCCTGGCCCGGCAATGTGCGCGAGCTGGAGAACATCTGCGAGCGCGCCGCCGTGCTGACCGCCGGGCCGACGATCGTGGCGGGAACGATTCAGCCCTGGCTCTGCGGCGCGGTGGTCAGCGAGACCGACGCGGCGATGCCGACCATCGAGGGCAAGACGCTCGAGGAACTGGAGCGCGATGTGATCGTGCGGACGCTCGGGCGATTCGAGGGTCATCGCCAGCGGACCGCCGAGGCGCTGGGCATCGGCGTCCGAACGCTCGGGCTCAAGCTCAAGAAATGGAAGGAGGACCGCCTTGTCGCCAGCACGCTTTGA
- the flgC gene encoding flagellar basal body rod protein FlgC has product MFGALDVSTSALIAQRTRLNTISANLANQNSILDAKGNYAPYQRRIPIFAAGDPATGSDLGVHVKEIELDPAPFQKKYQPGSPYADKDGYVNYPNVDPAIEMVNALEASRAYEANITAAESTKSMMNSALRLLA; this is encoded by the coding sequence ATGTTCGGCGCACTTGATGTTTCAACTTCCGCACTCATCGCCCAGCGCACGCGGCTCAATACGATCTCCGCGAACCTGGCGAATCAGAATTCGATCCTCGATGCCAAGGGCAACTATGCTCCGTATCAGCGTCGGATTCCGATCTTCGCCGCGGGCGACCCGGCGACGGGGTCGGATCTGGGCGTGCACGTCAAGGAGATCGAACTCGACCCGGCGCCGTTTCAGAAAAAGTATCAGCCGGGCAGCCCCTATGCGGACAAGGACGGGTACGTGAACTACCCGAATGTCGATCCGGCGATCGAGATGGTCAATGCGCTCGAGGCGAGCCGGGCGTACGAAGCGAACATCACGGCCGCGGAATCGACCAAGAGCATGATGAACTCGGCGCTGCGGCTATTGGCATAG
- a CDS encoding DJ-1/PfpI/YhbO family deglycase/protease, with translation MAAKKILLLAGDYVEDYEIMVPFQALAAVGHVVHAVCPDKKAGEQVRTAVHDFDGAQTYSEKPGHNFTLNAAFADVDPEKYDALLIPGGRAPEYLRLDPRVIRIVRHFAEANKPIAAICHALQLLAAAGVLKGRACTAYPAVGPEVTLAGGTYEEVAIDAAFTDGNLVTAPAWPAHPAWLAQFLDVLGTKIQL, from the coding sequence ATGGCGGCCAAGAAGATTCTGCTGCTGGCGGGGGACTACGTCGAAGACTACGAGATCATGGTGCCGTTTCAGGCGCTCGCCGCGGTCGGACACGTGGTGCATGCGGTGTGCCCCGACAAGAAGGCGGGCGAGCAGGTTCGCACGGCGGTGCACGACTTTGACGGCGCTCAAACCTACAGCGAAAAGCCCGGCCACAACTTCACGCTCAATGCGGCGTTCGCCGATGTCGATCCCGAAAAGTATGACGCGCTGCTCATCCCCGGCGGGCGCGCGCCCGAGTATCTGCGGCTCGATCCGCGCGTGATCAGGATCGTGCGGCACTTCGCGGAGGCGAACAAGCCGATCGCCGCCATCTGTCACGCGCTTCAGCTTCTCGCGGCGGCGGGCGTCCTGAAGGGGCGCGCCTGCACCGCCTACCCCGCCGTTGGCCCGGAGGTCACACTCGCCGGCGGAACCTACGAGGAAGTCGCCATCGACGCCGCGTTCACCGATGGCAATCTTGTCACCGCGCCCGCCTGGCCGGCGCATCCCGCCTGGCTCGCTCAGTTCCTGGACGTGCTGGGCACGAAGATTCAACTTTGA
- a CDS encoding tetratricopeptide repeat protein — MTDPAVHNPSPRWSQVWQLPVLVLSIALFAAGLFMAKPEAPVDQYGQELQKVQALVVAGQFDTAMATLNELARIMPTLPKPTQGQFELLAADTMYLAQRSKGWNKASNDEGIVKHYQSARDLGQTLDNQQYDRLVDSLAELGRADEGLNLLAERGEAGADARYHLLRRMITTAMAVQPLDADKAGKLIDRLLAEPKLPTSEEVWATARQAELLMKEDRVKEAVDMLLRRIARLQDDKVDALGELMVQLGLAYLDDGDMVNGERWLLRARQSLTPDDALNADVLLGLGRIRFNEGNVTEAAEHFKDVVDQFASTHAYPPALIGLAESNARLQYTDQALADFDKAVKLIGVDPATSPDLRKQLIETLTTQFDLRFAQGEYDTALQYVNLIQQLYNPPLPADILLKLATTHEQLARKGLGLADNQTEKPSDWQKLDKNQRRQVAEHFAQAADNYLAHARAVTVEDDETYGKSLWNAGVYYDKAGLHKQAIAVFGEFVTARPNDPRHLAAMFRLAQAQQATGNYDQAVALYKQLIEEHPKSPEAYASLVPLARSYILQGPTKVDLAEQVLLSVVTDHPALRPESTEYREALIELGQLYYRRGAEGDYEKAIARLDEVAERYGGEAGPTQMPELMFQLGDAYRKSVQQIDEKLAMELPPSKKAALQAERARRLDRAQQSFDGVINSFESHDPATLTDLQKLYLRNSYFYRGDCAYELGRYDGPGGAISLYEKAVQRYDKEPAALVALVQMVNSYCELKDWDKARAVNERAKVFLKRIPESAFDDPNLPMNRKHWQRWLDWTSQMAMTSADKPAP; from the coding sequence GTGACGGACCCTGCTGTCCACAACCCGTCGCCGCGCTGGTCGCAGGTCTGGCAACTGCCGGTGCTCGTGCTGAGCATCGCGCTGTTCGCCGCCGGGCTTTTTATGGCCAAGCCCGAAGCGCCCGTCGATCAGTACGGGCAGGAGTTGCAGAAAGTGCAGGCCTTGGTCGTCGCCGGTCAGTTCGACACCGCGATGGCGACGCTCAACGAGCTCGCCAGGATCATGCCCACTTTGCCCAAGCCCACGCAGGGACAGTTCGAACTGCTCGCCGCCGACACGATGTATCTGGCGCAGCGGTCGAAGGGATGGAACAAGGCGTCCAATGATGAAGGGATCGTCAAGCACTATCAGTCCGCGCGCGATCTGGGTCAGACGCTCGACAATCAGCAGTACGACCGCCTTGTCGATTCGCTCGCCGAACTCGGCCGGGCCGATGAAGGGCTGAATCTGCTGGCCGAGCGCGGCGAGGCCGGCGCCGACGCGCGGTACCACCTGCTCCGCCGCATGATCACGACGGCGATGGCGGTTCAGCCCCTCGACGCTGACAAGGCCGGCAAGCTCATCGACCGTCTGCTCGCCGAGCCGAAGCTGCCCACCAGCGAGGAAGTCTGGGCCACCGCTCGGCAGGCGGAACTCCTCATGAAGGAGGATCGGGTCAAGGAAGCGGTGGATATGCTCCTGCGCCGCATCGCCCGCTTGCAGGACGACAAGGTCGACGCGCTGGGCGAGCTGATGGTGCAGCTTGGGCTCGCGTATCTGGACGACGGCGACATGGTCAACGGCGAACGCTGGCTCCTTCGCGCCCGTCAGTCGCTGACGCCCGACGATGCGCTCAATGCCGATGTGCTGCTGGGCCTCGGTCGTATCCGCTTCAACGAAGGCAACGTCACCGAGGCCGCCGAACATTTCAAGGACGTCGTCGATCAGTTCGCCTCGACGCATGCCTATCCGCCCGCATTGATCGGCCTCGCCGAGTCCAACGCCCGGCTTCAGTACACCGATCAGGCCCTCGCCGACTTCGACAAGGCGGTCAAGCTCATCGGCGTCGACCCCGCGACGAGCCCCGACCTCCGCAAGCAGCTCATCGAAACGCTCACCACGCAGTTCGACCTCCGCTTCGCGCAGGGCGAATATGACACCGCGCTTCAGTACGTCAATCTGATTCAGCAGCTTTACAATCCGCCGCTTCCCGCCGACATCCTCCTCAAACTCGCCACCACGCACGAACAGCTTGCCCGCAAAGGGCTCGGCCTCGCCGACAATCAGACCGAAAAGCCCTCCGACTGGCAGAAGCTCGACAAGAATCAGCGCCGCCAGGTCGCCGAGCACTTCGCCCAGGCCGCCGACAATTACCTCGCTCACGCCCGCGCGGTGACGGTCGAAGATGACGAGACCTACGGCAAGAGTCTCTGGAACGCCGGCGTCTACTACGACAAGGCCGGTCTGCACAAGCAGGCCATCGCCGTGTTCGGCGAATTCGTGACGGCCCGGCCCAACGACCCGCGTCACCTCGCCGCCATGTTCCGCCTCGCCCAGGCCCAGCAGGCCACCGGCAATTACGATCAGGCCGTCGCGCTCTACAAGCAGCTCATCGAAGAACACCCCAAGAGCCCCGAGGCGTACGCCAGTCTTGTCCCCCTCGCCCGCAGCTACATCCTGCAGGGGCCGACCAAAGTCGATCTCGCGGAGCAGGTGCTTTTGAGTGTGGTCACCGATCACCCCGCCCTGCGCCCCGAGAGCACGGAGTATCGCGAAGCGCTGATCGAACTCGGTCAACTTTACTATCGCCGCGGCGCCGAGGGCGACTACGAGAAGGCGATCGCCCGCCTCGATGAAGTCGCCGAGCGCTACGGCGGCGAAGCCGGCCCGACGCAAATGCCCGAACTGATGTTCCAGTTGGGCGACGCATATCGCAAATCGGTGCAGCAGATTGATGAGAAACTCGCGATGGAGCTTCCGCCCAGCAAGAAGGCGGCGCTTCAGGCCGAGCGCGCCCGCCGACTCGACCGTGCTCAGCAGAGTTTCGACGGCGTGATCAACTCCTTTGAATCGCACGACCCGGCGACGCTGACCGATCTGCAGAAACTCTACCTCCGCAACAGCTATTTCTACCGAGGCGACTGCGCTTATGAACTGGGCCGGTACGACGGGCCCGGCGGGGCGATTTCGCTTTATGAGAAAGCGGTGCAGCGTTACGACAAGGAGCCGGCCGCGCTGGTGGCGCTCGTGCAGATGGTCAATAGTTACTGCGAACTGAAGGATTGGGACAAGGCCCGCGCGGTCAATGAGCGGGCGAAGGTGTTCTTGAAACGCATTCCCGAATCGGCGTTCGACGATCCGAACCTGCCGATGAACCGCAAGCACTGGCAGCGCTGGCTCGACTGGACGAGTCAGATGGCGATGACCAGTGCCGACAAGCCGGCCCCGTAG
- a CDS encoding flagellar biosynthesis protein: MSDASNLLKLLEPSVRPAGAPSPIARAKTPVHQQSFAQMLDNAASAGSQPLKLSSHARQRLNERGVELSDAQMQALSAAADKAEAKGSRDALMMMNQLGLIVNIPNRTVLTAIDADRMRDGVVTQIDSAMMVDDPTARPTPSGSHRLKL, from the coding sequence ATGTCCGACGCATCCAACTTATTGAAACTGCTCGAACCGTCCGTTCGCCCGGCCGGCGCGCCGTCGCCGATCGCGCGGGCGAAGACGCCGGTGCATCAGCAGAGCTTCGCGCAGATGCTGGACAATGCGGCGAGCGCGGGAAGTCAGCCGCTCAAGTTGTCATCGCACGCGCGGCAGCGACTCAATGAGCGGGGCGTGGAGTTGAGCGACGCGCAGATGCAGGCGCTGTCGGCGGCGGCGGACAAGGCGGAGGCCAAAGGTTCGCGGGACGCATTGATGATGATGAATCAGTTAGGGTTGATCGTGAACATTCCCAACCGCACGGTGCTGACGGCGATCGACGCTGATCGGATGCGGGACGGGGTGGTGACGCAGATCGACTCGGCGATGATGGTGGATGACCCGACCGCGCGGCCGACGCCGAGCGGATCGCATCGATTGAAACTTTAA
- the fliE gene encoding flagellar hook-basal body complex protein FliE: MTDPLGLIGKTANLQAPTLGKSGGNAPAEGPSFKDVLLKNIEQVNKLQQDAEAAIEDIAAGRRDDMADVMIAKQKADMAFKMLLQVRNKMMDAYDEIKQLRV; encoded by the coding sequence ATGACGGATCCGCTTGGACTCATTGGAAAGACGGCGAATCTACAGGCCCCGACGCTAGGTAAGTCGGGCGGGAACGCCCCCGCGGAAGGCCCGAGCTTCAAGGATGTTCTGCTCAAGAACATCGAGCAGGTCAACAAGCTTCAGCAGGACGCGGAGGCGGCGATCGAGGACATCGCGGCGGGACGGCGGGATGACATGGCCGACGTCATGATCGCCAAGCAGAAAGCGGACATGGCGTTCAAAATGCTCTTGCAGGTGCGCAACAAAATGATGGACGCATACGACGAGATCAAGCAGCTCAGAGTGTAG
- a CDS encoding MerR family DNA-binding transcriptional regulator: MTTFAPERASAWAIPPKRYRIGEIVQHTGLSRQTIHNYTLMGLIHESDRTPGGHRLYDESVFEHLAQIASMKRTKRMEQIVRLMRLTHQHVDELPSRSGTEA, from the coding sequence ATGACCACCTTTGCCCCCGAACGGGCGAGCGCCTGGGCCATCCCTCCAAAACGCTATCGCATCGGAGAGATCGTCCAGCACACCGGCCTCTCTCGCCAAACCATTCACAACTACACGCTCATGGGCCTGATTCACGAATCCGACCGCACGCCCGGCGGGCATCGTCTCTATGACGAGTCGGTCTTCGAGCATCTGGCGCAGATCGCGTCGATGAAGCGCACCAAGCGCATGGAGCAGATCGTGCGACTCATGCGGCTTACCCATCAGCACGTCGATGAACTTCCCTCACGGAGCGGAACTGAAGCGTGA